From Aspergillus luchuensis IFO 4308 DNA, chromosome 2, nearly complete sequence:
agggactACCGCTGGTGTAGCAGGGGTCGTTGTTGGCGTAATCTTCGGGGAGAGAGGTGACGCCTGCTTGGATCTGGGCTTGTTCGGACCATAGTCTGTGAGGATCCAGGCCGGCTTTTTGCCATGCTTTTTGGCGTAGGCGTCGGATCATGTCCCATGCTTCGCGGCCGCCGTCTTTCAGGGGTCGTTGGGTTGAGATGCCGTCTTCGCCGCCGACGACGCCGCCGTCGGGGCCTgtcatggagaagatcttgTCGATGTAGGCGCGGGATTTGGGTGCCTCTGGGCTGTAGGGTCGTTCGTAGAGGTCGATGAGCATGATCATGGTCGCGTGCATTGGTTGGTGATTGCCGGGCCAACTCCATTGGAAAGGTTGGAAGTCGGGGTCAGTTGCGAGTGAGACGAACTTCTCCATGAAGCCGTGACAGTGGCGGAGTGCGCTGTGGTTTGTTAGTGGTTTGTGTCTTGTTtgtggatggtgatgttggaCAATACCTCTGTCTTGCAGCCGGCCAGATTCGACTTTTGGCGTTCTTCAGGAAAGGCTGATAAGCGACGCAAAAAGCCTGGTAGGTTTGGTTAGCAGGATTATCGGTACATCTTGAAAAACACTCACTTTGTCTATGAAAAGAGACATGAGGATCCTAGCCCATTTGTGGAAGGATACAAGGACAGGCGAATGGTACTGCTCTGCACATCCATTGGGCCCATCCGCCGGCAGTTCGGTGCGGGAATCTGCTTGTGAGGATAAAGACCATGATCTAGTAGATGACACCGGAGACGAAGTATCGAGCGAGTTTGCTTCTGGTATCCGGTTGATGATAGAGTTCAGTTTGTATTGCAGATCAACCAATATCGACCTCAGCTCCTCCATGTCCCTTCGCGTGACGGGTTTTGTACCAAGCTGGATCTTCATGATCCGACGAACAGCGCCTGCAGGGTTGTTAGATCTCGTAACCTATGGACGTATACTTCAGATACTTACGGGCCATCGTATATTTGCCCTTGGCCGATAGGTAGTAAACGTTAACCATAGAAGGCCCACCACATACGGTTGGGTCATCGGGGTTATCCGGTGGCCTCATGCCGGTCATGACAAGCCTCTCATATTTCTCGGCAGCGGGAGTTCCAAGAAGAGTGTCTTTAACCTCGCTAGTCTCGCGAACATCCCAGTAGTTCTCATCACTGACCAGAGGAGGCAGACCGCTGGACATGGCCACCACGCCGTCCATGTGTACAATATGCCACCATATACGGCGACGGTATTCCGCGTCGCTGGGGCCAATGCCGAATTTAGCAGGGTCCCGATGCAAACCCATAGTCTGGGCCACCCTCATGGCAAGACTGATGAAGAGACTACTGGTTAgaggctcttcctccttggaaAGAATGGTCTGGACCAGCAGATATGCAGATAAACCTTGCATGGACGGACTGCGAGGGAACGATATCTTGGATAGCCAGCGCGTTACCTCCTCACTGTATGCCTTGGACAGACCTGAGCGGGATGACACGTTGAACTCAGCCTTGATTGTTCGTATTGAGACAGTGACAGAACCGCCATACCAGATGGCATAAAGCAAAGGGATAAAGGATGGGTCAGGGCAAGACTCCCCAGAGTAGCTACTTGAATCATACCAATCCCAGAAGGAGTTGTAAAGCTTCAGAATGGTAGGCGGGTGCACAACTGGGGTAATGGCGTGTATTCCAGACATAAATCCTTTGTACAGGATATGACTCTGTCGTTTTGTCGGCATGTTCTCAAGCATCTCTGGCTCCACTATCTTGTCATTCACAGAAGGCGATTCGCTTGACGGAAACAAAACAGACTTCTGGAATGTCTGTACTCTGCTAAGCTTCTCGGCAGGCTCGCTAACACCGTCAGCCGACTCTTTCCACTGGCGTCCCGGTGTTGTAACCATAGGTTCCGTTCCCGCATCGTCAACGGGGCTCTCATTGAAGGCTGGTTCGTTGTGCGATCGATTCTGATCCCTGAGCAACTGATTGAGCTCATTTATCTAGTGATACTTAGCATAGTCCTTCAATGAAAGGCTGGAAACTTCTTCAGCATACCTCATGAGAAATATAAGCCCAATAAGTCGTCCCGACGTATCTAACCCATTGTCAATATAGAGCCCTCCCGACCACAAAACAAAACCATACCTTGATCgccctccatcctccaagCTCAAATGGCCAAGATTCAAGCTCCCCACAGGATCCACCAGATCAGTAGCATGGCCCGCGGGAATAGGAAATTCGTCGCCACTAGACTCAGCCGCGCGACGCGGACTATCCGGACGGGAACCGGCAGTTGGCTTTAAGGCCGCAATATTGCTCAAACGAGGATCACCCTCAGCCGGCTCGAGTTTCACATTTGGTGCCAGCCGTTGCTTTCCTGAGACATCCAGCGGCTGATTCGTCTTGCTCAGCCTCTCGATCATCGAGGTGAGTTTATCCAAACGCGCCTCAATGGCTTGCGACCGTTGCTCGGAAGCTCCACTTTGCTTCAGATGACCGTAAATAGATTGTATATCATCGATATCCTCCTCAATAGGTCGCGACgactccctcctccgcttGACGCCATGTCCGTTCTTCGATATGCTCGAGCGCGACTCCGTATCCTTCTGTGGCGCCGCATCGTAGACGCATTCGGTACCGTTTTTCACGCAGTTGCCGCAAATCGGGTGGACCTGCAAATTTGCTTGTCAGACCAGTTCAAGACTCACAAACAGTTTAGGACTATGCACCTTGTCGCATTTGACCTTTCGCCTCCGACAAGTGTGGCAGCTGTAGCTGGCGCGATTGCGGGTGATTTGACGGCCCCCAGCCTTCCCAGTCTtgggagcagcagaagacgaagagcCCGAGGCAGGGGAGTCATAGCTAGAGCGAAATTGGGATCGGGAGGTTCCATTCATCTGCCCGTACCCGGGCAGAATGCTCGGTGGGCTTGTATTCATGGTCCGTCGGTCGCAGTGGCGGGGTTCTATGATCCATCGACAGGACGCAGGGACTGGTTCATGAGGGAGTGCACATGAGTGTCAACCCATGTATGTGAGTCGCGACTACTCGGGTGCCGATCGAACAATTGTGCGCTTGTTGGAATGATAAACCGGAAGCAACCGCGCAGTGAttgaagctgaagctgagaGGAACAGCGGCGGAGGATGACTCTGGGGTAAAAGAGGCCGCGGTTCTACTTATCGGCGATTGCGCCGGCTCGGCCAATGACAGCGACCATATACGCAAGATGGTCGGAGGGTCCTCCCGAGAAATTCGGAGTGATTTGGATCGACCCATGATCATCTACTGAGAAGTGTAGGACCTTACAGAGCATGCTTTAGGTACGCTATAATTTTTCGAATGATCTCTGCGGAATAAACTAGAGAAGCTACGGCTGCCATCCGCTGCGGAGACGGCAGATGCCACCTATCAGCCACATCCAATACCACGCAAACCAGACATGGTCCCCACTCATTGATCATTTCATTCGACTTGGTATCAAGAGAACAGCAGAGATGCCCTCTATACATGAATCATCATAACGCCTTTCGCCCGTGCCAATGCAATCAAAAGCCTATGTACTACATGAAGAAACACCGACAAGTGCTTCAcgccttgcccttcttcttatccttcttcttcttttcgctgCCTCCAGCAGACGGACTTCCACCCATGCCCCCCATTCCCCCCATTCCTCCCATCATTCCCGCCAGATCCGGCATTCCAGGTATCTGGGGCATGCCGGGCATACCCTGCATGTTCTGCATCTCAGCCATGGCGTCCTTGAGCGGGTTATCGCTGACTCCGCCACCGCTGTAGGCCGGAGAGTGTATCGGTAGAATCTTTCCAATCTTCCATCCACGGGGAGCGGCGGGCGCAGCAGGTAGTTTCTCGGGCATGGGGAGTCCTCGGATTCTGAGACGGTAGGGGGATTCTTCGGTGGTAGGGTGAGCCTTAAGGTATTGCGCCACGAGGATGTAAAGGTGGTGCTCTGTAGTCATGGTTAGACAAAGGAAACTGCAATCAAGCCTAATGAAAAGTGGTCGACTCTGATAGTATCCTGCGAACAGGTTGGGGTACACTGACTGTTCTTGATTCTCGAGTTGACCAGCTTCCCGTCCTCGTTCTTCAGCAAGACACGCACACGTCCAGGGTTGGCCCAATCCTTGGGGTGCAGCTTCTCAGGCTCGAATCCAACATTCAGTCCCAACATCTGCACCGCATCGACAATGTCCCTCGCTAACGGGTTCTCAACCGCCAGCTCACTTCCAACCTTGCGGCCCTCCGCGCGGGACCGCGACTTGTCGAAGTATATCGGGTACAGGCATTGATAATGCTTGGGGATCTCGCGCTGAGGTTCAGGGGCGGGCCTCATGGGTACTGAGCCGGACATAGGTACTCCAGCTCCAGAAAGGATGGACTCATTGGCGAAGTTGGCGGGCGAGGAATCGGAGGGAGCAACTTCCTCCGGGTCGGAGTCGTACACCTCCTCAACTTGGGCGTGTCGTGACATGATTAAGATTCCGTATAGGTAATAATAACAGCGTAGAAAAATATGTATAAATTTAAGACACGCTAATGTGTCCGGAGCGGAAGGTTGAGCAGGTGGGCTGTTGTAGTGAAGCCGTGGTGGCCTTTCTGTGCGGCAGGGAGTTTTAGTGGCCAACCAACTGCGGAGCGGAGAGCTTTGTCCGCCCACCGCCCGCGTCGTAGCGGAGATACCAATCACTACTACATGCAGCCCTTGATTTGCTTCTGAGCAACTGCTGTATTATGTACCGTATAAAACCTTACCTTTGTCTGCTGCAGTTGATGCACATGATCATGCCTTGACATTGTCGCTTTAATAGGTCCTGCACGCCGAGCTTTACATCCCACATTGCCTTTCTGGGCTCAAGGGTTACATTGTGTTGAGGCCAGCTTATTACCTCCATGACTCCCGCATAATTA
This genomic window contains:
- the SEC65 gene encoding RNA-binding signal recognition particle subunit SEC65 (BUSCO:EOG092647CM;~COG:U;~EggNog:ENOG410PNRP;~InterPro:IPR002778,IPR022938,IPR036521;~PFAM:PF01922;~go_component: GO:0048500 - signal recognition particle [Evidence IEA];~go_function: GO:0008312 - 7S RNA binding [Evidence IEA];~go_process: GO:0006614 - SRP-dependent cotranslational protein targeting to membrane [Evidence IEA]): MSRHAQVEEVYDSDPEEVAPSDSSPANFANESILSGAGVPMSGSVPMRPAPEPQREIPKHYQCLYPIYFDKSRSRAEGRKVGSELAVENPLARDIVDAVQMLGLNVGFEPEKLHPKDWANPGRVRVLLKNEDGKLVNSRIKNKHHLYILVAQYLKAHPTTEESPYRLRIRGLPMPEKLPAAPAAPRGWKIGKILPIHSPAYSGGGVSDNPLKDAMAEMQNMQGMPGMPQIPGMPDLAGMMGGMGGMGGMGGSPSAGGSEKKKKDKKKGKA
- a CDS encoding putative C6 transcription factor (COG:S;~EggNog:ENOG410PNCW;~InterPro:IPR036864,IPR007219,IPR001138;~PFAM:PF00172,PF04082;~go_function: GO:0000981 - DNA-binding transcription factor activity, RNA polymerase II-specific [Evidence IEA];~go_function: GO:0003677 - DNA binding [Evidence IEA];~go_function: GO:0008270 - zinc ion binding [Evidence IEA];~go_process: GO:0006351 - transcription, DNA-templated [Evidence IEA];~go_process: GO:0006355 - regulation of transcription, DNA-templated [Evidence IEA]); translation: MNTSPPSILPGYGQMNGTSRSQFRSSYDSPASGSSSSAAPKTGKAGGRQITRNRASYSCHTCRRRKVKCDKVHPICGNCVKNGTECVYDAAPQKDTESRSSISKNGHGVKRRRESSRPIEEDIDDIQSIYGHLKQSGASEQRSQAIEARLDKLTSMIERLSKTNQPLDVSGKQRLAPNVKLEPAEGDPRLSNIAALKPTAGSRPDSPRRAAESSGDEFPIPAGHATDLVDPVGSLNLGHLSLEDGGRSRYVGTTYWAYISHEINELNQLLRDQNRSHNEPAFNESPVDDAGTEPMVTTPGRQWKESADGVSEPAEKLSRVQTFQKSVLFPSSESPSVNDKIVEPEMLENMPTKRQSHILYKGFMSGIHAITPVVHPPTILKLYNSFWDWYDSSSYSGESCPDPSFIPLLYAIWYGGSVTVSIRTIKAEFNVSSRSGLSKAYSEEVTRWLSKISFPRSPSMQGLSAYLLVQTILSKEEEPLTSSLFISLAMRVAQTMGLHRDPAKFGIGPSDAEYRRRIWWHIVHMDGVVAMSSGLPPLVSDENYWDVRETSEVKDTLLGTPAAEKYERLVMTGMRPPDNPDDPTVCGGPSMVNVYYLSAKGKYTMARAVRRIMKIQLGTKPVTRRDMEELRSILVDLQYKLNSIINRIPEANSLDTSSPVSSTRSWSLSSQADSRTELPADGPNGCAEQYHSPVLVSFHKWARILMSLFIDKAFCVAYQPFLKNAKSRIWPAARQSALRHCHGFMEKFVSLATDPDFQPFQWSWPGNHQPMHATMIMLIDLYERPYSPEAPKSRAYIDKIFSMTGPDGGVVGGEDGISTQRPLKDGGREAWDMIRRLRQKAWQKAGLDPHRLWSEQAQIQAGVTSLPEDYANNDPCYTSGSPSPSTYHPPSAVTTRRQLTDFSKMFYNMTRSHQLPNPATTNNNSRPSPLRYQLPPPAPAPILPSPQSRTAPVPPPFPQSPTPPKYPMDTTTTTTATSPLPSGSPISSPESIAPLNPNIFASTFNNTPQPQQAPQQPTNTPPSAALQAAPLPSFMDTAISPTSQPIPGAPTPPSMVDPNLNFDWDQWDAVFGQHLPVADELMELDPVTGFEFGDLSSAAYANAAASPSRMGLGGSGGVGRGTSFGSAGSSGNEVGMGEVRGSDWVGYC